From Roseburia hominis, the proteins below share one genomic window:
- a CDS encoding LysR family transcriptional regulator: MNLNQLHYFVTLAHMEHYTRAAEVLSITQPSLSHAISMLEQELGTNLFEKRGRNVVLTKYGRIFLEYVEEALGVLESGIKKTRALTSETSGVIDLAYIFTLGSVFVPQLVGSFLRRHEGWNVDFRFNVGSTAEIIQGLKDEKYDIALCSRKEKEPDIEFVPIGKEKLVVVVPKGHDLAGKGSIALKDTLDYPLIYFSRNSGLRPVIDQLYEKIGGNPKIAYEILEDGSMAGLVAEKFGIAVMPEIPILKNLDVEVLDIKSPLYERYIYMARLKEKYQAPVIREFAQFVRGRFKG, translated from the coding sequence TTGAATCTCAATCAGCTTCACTACTTTGTAACACTTGCTCACATGGAGCACTATACAAGGGCAGCTGAAGTATTGTCCATCACACAGCCGAGTTTAAGCCATGCCATCAGTATGCTGGAACAGGAACTGGGCACAAATCTTTTCGAGAAACGCGGACGGAATGTAGTACTGACAAAATACGGCAGAATCTTTCTGGAATATGTGGAAGAAGCTCTGGGCGTTCTCGAAAGCGGTATTAAAAAAACCAGGGCACTAACAAGTGAGACAAGCGGAGTGATTGATTTGGCATACATTTTCACGCTTGGAAGTGTTTTTGTACCGCAGCTGGTGGGAAGTTTTCTTCGGCGGCATGAGGGGTGGAACGTGGATTTCCGCTTTAACGTAGGAAGTACAGCGGAGATCATTCAAGGTCTCAAAGATGAGAAGTATGATATTGCTCTTTGTTCACGCAAAGAGAAGGAACCAGATATTGAATTTGTACCAATCGGAAAGGAAAAATTAGTAGTAGTAGTGCCAAAAGGTCATGATCTGGCGGGAAAGGGAAGTATCGCCCTCAAGGATACGCTGGATTATCCATTGATCTATTTTAGCCGGAACAGTGGACTTCGGCCGGTGATCGATCAGCTCTATGAGAAGATTGGCGGGAATCCGAAGATTGCATATGAGATTTTGGAAGATGGTTCTATGGCAGGGTTGGTTGCAGAGAAGTTCGGGATCGCGGTGATGCCGGAGATTCCGATTCTAAAGAATCTGGACGTGGAGGTCCTTGATATCAAGAGTCCCTTATATGAGCGTTATATTTACATGGCACGACTGAAAGAGAAGTATCAGGCACCGGTGATCCGGGAATTTGCCCAGTTCGTGCGAGGTCGGTTTAAAGGATAA
- a CDS encoding LysR family transcriptional regulator: MTLNQLEYFQTVAHLQHYRQAAEKLMISQPSLSRSIAALEEELNLVLFEKKGRNVELTRPGHMFLAHVDRIMDEVHTAQYKMKQLAGSGGHIDIAYVFPLASYYIPHTVRSFLDMDKNQNVTFNFNQTHTADMVAGLKADKHDIIFCSYVENEPEIEFIPILHQEMVIITPKGHPLTTKETVSFRDLADYPVIGYDKFSGLGGLTNQFYQKNHLKVEFVCECPDENSIAALVAENFGIAFVAHVDAIDPDKVAILPISDVTSRHTVYMGYLRDKYRIPATTRFIQFVKNMGKEQIS; this comes from the coding sequence CGCTCACCTTCAGCATTACCGTCAGGCAGCCGAAAAGCTCATGATCTCACAGCCCAGCCTGAGCCGTTCCATCGCTGCCCTGGAAGAAGAACTAAATCTGGTGCTTTTTGAAAAGAAGGGAAGAAATGTAGAACTGACCCGGCCCGGCCACATGTTCCTTGCGCATGTAGACCGGATCATGGACGAAGTGCACACCGCCCAGTATAAGATGAAACAGCTTGCCGGAAGCGGCGGACACATTGATATCGCCTACGTATTTCCACTTGCAAGCTATTATATTCCCCACACAGTGCGCTCCTTTCTGGACATGGATAAGAATCAGAACGTTACCTTTAATTTTAACCAGACGCACACCGCGGATATGGTGGCCGGCCTAAAGGCAGACAAGCATGACATTATCTTCTGCTCCTACGTGGAAAATGAACCGGAAATCGAGTTCATTCCGATTCTTCATCAGGAAATGGTCATCATCACCCCAAAGGGCCACCCTCTGACCACAAAGGAGACCGTCAGCTTCCGGGATCTTGCCGATTACCCGGTCATCGGTTACGACAAATTCTCAGGACTTGGCGGGCTTACCAACCAATTCTACCAAAAGAATCACCTGAAGGTGGAATTTGTCTGCGAGTGCCCCGACGAAAACTCCATCGCTGCGCTGGTGGCTGAGAATTTCGGAATTGCTTTTGTTGCACACGTAGACGCCATCGACCCGGATAAGGTCGCGATTCTTCCCATTTCTGATGTCACCTCCAGGCACACGGTCTATATGGGATACCTCCGCGACAAATATCGAATCCCGGCTACGACACGTTTTATACAGTTCGTTAAAAATATGGGAAAAGAACAGATTTCTTAG